A single window of Drosophila suzukii chromosome 3, CBGP_Dsuzu_IsoJpt1.0, whole genome shotgun sequence DNA harbors:
- the Dab gene encoding protein disabled isoform X3, translating to MVKSLVAKLSTASSNLSLASTFGGGSGAAEETNYAKHRNDPGRFFGDGVQFKAKLIGILEVGEARGDRMCQEALQDLKMAIRAAGEHKQRITIHVTIDGLRLRDEKTGDSLYHHPVHKISFIAQDMTDSRAFGYIFGSPDSGHRFFGIKTDKAASQVVLAMRDLFQVVFELKKKEIEMARQQIQGKSLHDHASQLASLSSLKSAGLGGMGLGHSDLASGGISSSHALTLLGSSLGTSNGTSRLGVNLDVAKASGSAAKEISPESVADLVDLEQELTSLQRGISQMERITPNEPTTMASSGGGGSGGAGHPSLAKSASEDDPFGDSFIYVPSYSILPPPPDSGRNRHKPLPNKTPETVASLDAMLSPPPGASSSQSPATAGFQAADNDDDNWLQELDQQNDVFDTTKVVNSSGLGSVLAMAPLASSESTATPTQQLTEVATGSGPLADLDIGLGSTSGNEDLASAILSLDAFTDLDPLGTGRTRPYVDKKYFFQELKNPPKKLLKELSSGSQAGLGLGLSLGQPDGLFPEESTTISTTTTATNITAEPPTLSSLEDPHPPADPVLLPRDTDPFSPTRKKSDPDPFQEGDLFAKLDAFEFEAPPAVPAPSIPNLVPESKANVFNGPLQVQLPPEKELQLQQPPSTVRNRPTASVSALPTGSGALDVISSISNKKMPHLFGQARSFGKSGSDIGSSVNMRRLQESDSLSETEAAPEPPPRPDSTPYSEPPPLPPKKQFSDLVIRPSSTNPTPPPTAGRYEYLNSSVTARRTMSSVDAPPIPLPSRRVGRSDGCFPGPGRPRKPGHTEDDYLAPLGAPPPLLPPPSQGPSARARPQRQASLGRPQDIYENKAEILQAQAQAQAQAQAQEVSSTTLAPDITLTQLLTLGMDDLAVKLNVPASKLSTMTLVQLTSYLSEYLSSEKSQVHSQERRSSPANPAPAPASTAAVFKVNFDQQTSFVAKFDDTFGEDELVMPSGSLDSTFVANFANFNEAPTPVPMSAVSPVVATVPSADRYAVFREIIDQELQQQQQETDLMGDLTPPPVDETQTKEIPEGLELNNVGAELPIDALEVKPAPKIDTKITEVVAQAKDRYAALRDIILVENLFDKPAIATATQPEKEKDLLQDFPEFSDEFNEDHDLRQIMDHQDVPTHSRDRHGLVDSRGFPTEPSSSALTVGDDDEDEDADAGGESSLDSNEKDAEPVSGQDQYEKLSTSTQQLDAAAPVLEDVQQQSLPPKQDQKFLSVLTAPGGGTKDDIEIDELMHRAISNLSLDSRDRISPATSSAAPSRGAPGLHTPSQFNDVSTSPIPLQKPVMGPSPVPSQLSAVSQLIDTATKQMMGDKEREKQSWATFDSPKTKGKARLTLPPPPPPASNTSQPDTVESPCSSDPRDDGWSKQQRRWAKKERQQTSSSSRDLSPWDDETPEYLKRRQLAAAQMAHPHQPQMPPQPQHTDRHGYYMRHARRMNSCDEDYDYDAEFMARRDQQQQQQQQRKFKHGLSRSRDNFDLESPSWYHHPAHHTWSPQEIEQARARSFERAAYERSSYGPPPPIYDKRGQLRNKYRGDHRDRDRDREREYRDYARPSYDFDYENVYEERGGRSPMAYKPGRGGGDYLYDRERDRDRERERKSFDRESLESYESATRRRRSFGSGNDVYGSLDSRDDYRGERERDRERDREQMKTRSLRKPTTTSGKLRISGDIDYEQDSEQDFQQRPGVRSLQRPSQLGGDVVLPSNAVVGPQRLRKSSGSSPWDGEEPALPGQKSWKRPASAAETERRLAESRRAAALGQTPSDGEKERSRFRKKTRARSAKDLATVGAPSAGTSAPSRSGYGRGIRDNYDYMCPGQRNDDDDDDDEDYVDDEPPTDEDKFERLNRRRHEMHQRMLESERRHMERHQPPSLAKLPGQNRTRGVVVNSDYGFVDSYEQTPTPTPRSNASSTGPGGLMMSGGESSAGVTSSKFNFDDGFESDFNQSSPPPAPAGTASSCNSTPAGPVSANANNGGSKSLFRFSNDFSDREKREQFEMDTPPTSTPPITQKLRFDDNVKVSQFDDAAFEDDFAKASFDFEKEQAGPGLQGAGGSGAMSRKQNMRTSKLQQRQELIKKSESVNIFAKKQEDPFEDDEFFKSPEQEQATDQHNDDAETGKFQWSEDANFAKFDENM from the exons ATGGTCAAATCCCTGGTGGCCAAGTTGTCCACAGCCTCCTCGAATCTCTCGTTGGCCAGCACTTTTGGCGGCGGCAGCGGCGCCGCAGAGGAAACGAATTACGCAAAAC ATCGCAATGATCCGGGACGCTTTTTCGGCGATGGCGTTCAGTTCAAGGCAAAGCTCATCGGCATTCTGGAGGTGGGCGAGGCCCGTGGCGATCGGATGTGCCAGGAGGCGCTGCAGGACCTTAAGATGGCCATCCGGGCAGCTGGGGAGCACAAGCAGCGGATAACCATCCATGTCACCATCGACGGGCTGCGCCTGAGGGATGAGAAGACGGGTGACTCGCTGTACCATCATCCGGTGCACAAGATATCCTTCATTGCGCAGGATATGACGGATTCGAGGGCCTTTGGCTATATCTTCGGATCGCCGGACAGTGGCCATCGGTTCTTCGGCATCAAGACGGACAAGGCGGCCAGCCAGGTGGTGCTGGCCATGCGCGATCTCTTTCAGGTGGTCTTCGAGCTGAAGAAGAAGGAGATCGAGATGGCGCGCCAGCAGATCCAGGGCAAATCCCTGCACGACCACGCCAGCCAGCTGGCCTCCCTGTCGTCGCTGAAGTCCGCCGGCCTGGGCGGCATGGGTCTGGGTCATTCGGATTTGGCCAGCGGAGGCATCTCCTCCAGCCATGCCCTCACCCTGCTGGGCAGTAGTCTAGGCACCTCGAACGGAACGAGCAGGTTGGGTGTCAATTTAGACGTGGCCAAGGCATCGGGTTCGGCGGCCAAAGAG ATATCTCCCGAATCCGTGGCCGATCTGGTGGACCTCGAGCAGGAGCTTACCTCACTGCAGCGGGGAATCAGTCAGATGGAACGGATCACGCCCAATGAACCCACTACTATGGCCTCCAGTGGTGGCGGCGGCAGTGGTGGTGCTGGCCATCCCTCGTTGGCCAAGTCCGCCAGCGAGGATGATCCTTTCGGAGACTCGTTCATCTATGTGCCCTCCTACAGCATCCTGCCACCGCCACCAGATTCGGGACGCAACAGGCACAAACCGCTGCCCAACAAAACTCCCGAGACGGTGGCCAGTTTGGATGCCATGCTCTCGCCGCCTCCTGGTGCTAGTAGCTCGCAGTCTCCGGCAACAGCAGGTTTTCAGGCTGCGGATAACGACGATGACAACTGGCTGCAGGAACTGGACCAACAGAACGATGTCTTCGATACTACCAAAGTGGTGAACAGCAGTGGATTGGGTTCGGTTTTGGCAATGGCTCCGTTGGCCTCCAGCGAATccactgccacgcccacacaaCAACTCACGGAAGTCGCTACAGGATCAGGACCTCTGGCTGATTTGGATATTGGTTTGGGTTCGACATCTGGAAATGAGGATCTGGCCTCGGCCATCTTGTCTTTGG ATGCGTTCACGGATCTGGATCCGCTGGGCACGGGACGCACCAGGCCGTATGTCGATAAGAAATACTTCTTCCAAGAGCTAAAGAATCCGCCGAAGAAGCTGCTCAAGGAGCTCAGCTCCGGCAGCCAGGCGGGTCTTGGCTTGGGTCTCTCCCTGGGCCAGCCGGATGGCCTCTTTCCGGAGGAAAGCACCACCATCTCCACAACCACCACAGCTACTAACATCACCGCAG AACCGCCCACGTTGTCCTCGCTGGAGGATCCCCATCCGCCGGCGGACCCTGTACTGCTGCCCAGGGATACGGATCCGTTCTCGCCCACTCGCAAAAAGAGCGATCCAGATCCGTTTCAAGAGGGCGATCTCTTTGCCAAATTGGATGCCTTCGAGTTCGAGGCTCCGCCGGCGGTTCCAGCTCCCTCGATCCCAAATTTGGTGCCGGAATCAAAAGCGAATGTATTCAATGGACCACTGCAGGTGCAATTGCCACCGGAGAAGGAATTGCAGCTCCAACAGCCTCCGAGTACGGTGAGGAATCGTCCCACGGCCTCCGTTTCCGCTCTGCCAACTGGTAGTGGAGCCCTGGATGTGATCTCCAGCATAAGCAACAAGAAGATGCCCCATCTCTTTGGCCAGGCCAGATCATTTGGCAAGTCAGGTTCGGATATCGGATCTAGTGTCAATATGCGACGTTTGCAGGAGAGTGATTCGCTCAGTGAAACAGAGGCTGCTCCCGAGCCACCGCCACGTCCAGACTCGACTCCGTACTCGGAACCGCCACCGCTGCCGCCCAAAAAGCAGTTCAGCGATCTGGTCATCCGACCGTCATCTACAAATCCCACTCCACCGCCAACAGCTGGAAGGTATGAGTACTTGAACAGTAGTGTAACAGCGAGGAGGACTATGTCATCCGTCGATGCACCACCCATTCCATTGCCATCGCGTCGCGTGGGGCGCTCTGATGGTTGCTTTCCGGGACCAGGAAGGCCACGGAAACCAGGACACACTGAGGATGACTATCTGGCACCGCTGGGAGCTCCACCGCCACTGCTGCCGCCTCCCAGCCAGGGACCTTCGGCTCGAGCGAGACCACAACGACAGGCTTCGCTGGGCAGACCGCAGGATATCTACGAGAACAAGGCAGAGATTCTGCAGGCCCAAGCTCAGGCGCAGGCTCAAGCCCAAGCGCAGGAAGTATCATCCACTACCCTGGCTCCCGACATCACTCTAACCCAACTGCTGACCCTGGGCATGGATGACTTGGCTGTTAAACTAAACGTTCCGGCCAGCAAGCTGAGCACCATGACCCTGGTTCAGTTGACCTCCTATCTCTCTGAGTATTTGTCCAGCGAAAAGAGTCAGGTTCACAGTCAGGAGCGAAGATCTTCGCCAGCCAATCCAGCTCCAGCCCCAGCATCCACAGCGGCCGTGTTTAAGGTGAACTTTGATCAGCAGACCTCCTTTGTGGCCAAGTTCGACGACACCTTCGGCGAGGATGAGCTGGTGATGCCATCGGGCTCCTTGGATTCCACCTTTGTGGCCAACTTTGCAAACTTCAATGAGGCTCCCACTCCGGTGCCCATGTCAGCCGTATCGCCCGTGGTTGCCACTGTGCCATCAGCGGATCGGTATGCCGTCTTTCGCGAGATCATCGATCAggaactgcagcagcaacagcaggaAACTGATCTTATGGGCGACTTGACTCCTCCGCCAGTGGATGAGACGCAGACCAAGGAAATCCCTGAAGGCTTAGAGCTGAACAATGTCGGTGCAGAGCTACCGATTGATGCCTTGGAGGTCAAGCCAGCGCCCAAGATCGACACTAAGATCACCGAGGTGGTGGCCCAGGCCAAGGATCGTTATGCAGCTCTAAGAGACATAATCCTGGTGGAGAATCTCTTCGACAAACCAGCGATTGCCACCGCCACGCAGCCGGAGAAGGAAAAGGATCTGCTGCAGGACTTTCCCGAGTTTAGCGATGAGTTTAACGAAGACCACGATCTCCGTCAGATAATGGATCATCAGGACGTGCCAACGCATTCCAGAGATCGCCATGGTTTGGTCGACAGCAGGGGCTTCCCAACCGAGCCTTCATCTTCCGCTTTGACGGTGGGCGATGATGACGAGGACGAGGATGCCGATGCTGGTGGTGAGAGCAGTCTGGACAGCAATGAAAAGGATGCGGAACCAGTCAGCGGGCAGGATCAGTACGAAAAACTCTCCACTTCTACACAGCAACTAGATGCCGCTGCTCCGGTTCTGGAGGACGTGCAGCAGCAATCTCTGCCTCCCAAGCAGGATCAGAAATTCCTCTCCGTACTCACTGCGCCCGGTGGTGGAACCAAAGATGACATCGAGATCGATGAGCTCATGCATCGTGCCATTTCGAATCTCTCCCTGGACTCAAGGGATCGAATTTCGCCAGCCACATCTTCGGCAGCACCATCCAGAGGAGCTCCCGGCCTGCACACGCCCTCGCAGTTCAATGATGTCAGCACTTCGCCCATTCCTCTCCAGAAACCAGTGATGGGCCCATCGCCAGTGCCCTCACAGCTGTCGGCTGTCTCCCAACTCATCGATACGGCAACCAAACAGATGATGGGCGACAAGGAGCGGGAGAAGCAATCCTGGGCCACGTTCGATTCTCCGAAGACAAAGGGCAAGGCTAGGTTGACGCTTCCGCCACCGCCACCTCCTGCTTCCAACACTTCCCAGCCGGATACAGTGGAATCGCCTTGCAGTTCAGATCCCCGGGATGATGGATGGTCGAAGCAACAGCGTCGCTGGGCAAAGAAagaacgccagcagacatcCTCATCCTCCCGAGATCTGAGTCCCTGGGATGATGAGACACCAGAGTATCTGAAGCGTCGACAGTTGGCCGCCGCCCAAATGGCACATCCTCACCAGCCACAAATGCCACCACAGCCGCAGCATACGGATAGGCATGGCTACTATATGCGACACGCCAGGAGGATGAACTCTTGTGACGAGGATTACGA ctACGATGCGGAGTTCATGGCTCGCCGggatcagcagcagcagcaacagcagcagcggaAATTCAAACACGGTCTCTCCCGCAGTCGGGATAATTTCGATCTGG AATCTCCCAGCTGGTACCATCATCCGGCGCATCACACCTGGTCGCCGCAGGAGATCGAACAGGCACGGGCCAGATCGTTTGAGCGTGCAGCCTACGAACGATCCAGTTATGGGCCACCACCGCCTATCTACGATAAACGTGGCCAACTGAGGAACAAATATCGCGGTGATCACAGGGATAGGGATAGGGATCGCGAGAGGGAGTACCGAGACTACGCTCGTCCCAGCTACGATTTCGATTATGAGAATGTCTACGAGGAGCGCGGAGGACGTTCGCCAATGGCCTATAAGCCAGGAAGGGGTGGAGGTGATTATCTGTACGACAGAGAAAGGGACAGAGATCGGGAGCGCGAACGTAAATCCTTCGATCGGGAGAGTCTGGAATCTTACGAGAGTGCCACACGCCGTCGTCGCAGTTTCGGCAGCGGAAACGATGTCTATGGCAGCCTGGACAGTCGAGATGACTACCGCGGCGAAAGGGAGCGAGATCGTGAACGTGATCGCGAACAGATGAAGACCCGTTCTCTAAGGAAGCCCACAACCACATCGGGAAAGCTGAGGATTAGTGGCGACATAGACTACGAGCAAGACTCGGAACAGGACTTCCAGCAGCGGCCGGGAGTGCGCAGTCTGCAGCGTCCAAGTCAACTAGGCGGAGATGTGGTGTTGCCCTCCAATGCGGTAGTGGGTCCACAGCGATTGCGCAAGAGCAGCGGTTCCAGTCCCTGGGATGGCGAGG AGCCCGCCTTGCCTGGCCAAAAATCTTGGAAGCGTCCAGCTAGTGCCGCTGAAACCGAAAGACGTCTGGCGGAGAGTCGAAGGGCGGCAGCCTTGGGTCAAACTCCCTCGGATGGCGAAAAAGAACGAAG CAGATTCCGCAAGAAGACCCGCGCCCGCAGTGCCAAGGATTTAGCCACAGTGGGTGCTCCCAGTGCAGGCACATCCGCACCCTCCAGATCAGGATATGGGCGTGGCATTCGAGACAATTACGACTACATGTGTCCTGGCCAGCGTAACGATGAcgacgacgatgatgatgaggacTATGTGGATGATGAACCGCCAACAGATGAGGATAAATTCGAAAGATTGAACCGAAGACGCCATGAGATGCACCAGCGGATGTTGGAGTCCGAACGGCGGCACATGGAACGCCATCAGCCTCCATCGCTGGCGAAGCTTCCTGGCCAGAATCGCACCCGTGGCGTGGTGGTAAACAGTGACTATGGCTTTGTGGACAGCTATGAGCAGACTCCAACGCCCACGCCACGTTCGAATGCCAGCAGCACCGGACCCGGTGGCCTGATGATGAGTGGCGGCGAATCCTCCGCTGGCGTGACCAGTTCCAAGTTTAATTTCGACGATGGATTCGAGTCGGATTTCAATCAGAGCTCACCGCCCCCAGCGCCAGCAGGAACCGCCTCCAGCTGTAATTCTACGCCCGCGGGTCCAGTTTCCGCGAATGCCAACAACGGTGGATCGAAGAGCCTGTTCCGCTTCTCCAATGATTTCTCGGATCGCGAGAAACGGGAGCAGTTCGAGATGGACACACCACCAACCTCAACGCCACCTATTACCCAGAAACTGCGATTCGATGATAATGTTAAGGTCTCCCAGTTCGATGATGCTGCCTTTGAAGATGATTTTGCCAAGGCGTCATTTGATTTCGAAAAGGAACAAGCGGGACCTGGACTGCAAGGAGCTGGAGGATCTGGTGCTATGAGCAGGAAACAGAATATGCGAACCAGCAAGCTGCAGCAACGGCAAGAGCTAATCAAGAAATCTGAGTCGGTGAACATATTTGCCAAAAAGCAGGAGGATCCCTTTGAGGACGACGAGTTCTTCAAATCACCGGAACAGGAGCAGGCGACGGATCAGCACAACGACGATGCGGAGACCGGCAAGTTCCAGTGGAGCGAGGACGCGAACTTTGCCAAGTTCGATGAAAATATGTGA